TGACTAAAATTTTTAAGAAAGCATAAGAATATGAGATCAAGTATAAATCACAATTTAAAATATTGAGGGCAGACTGATACTTACTTTCATCCTTCTTGACACCTGGCAGAGCAACACGAAAAAGATAACCGTCATTCGATTCTGAAATATCAAGTGAACCGATAAGTGGTCCCACTGAAGCAGCAGCACTCCCAGAGACCACTATTCCATTTTTTGCGACCGATAAAATGTCGTCCAGTTCTTTAACAGTGGCTCCTTGAGGCAGATAAACCATTGCTGGCTCATACTTCAGAGGCACGTTCACTTCGTTCTGCTGTGCCATATCGGAATCAAAACAATCTAGAGATGGGCCATTGTACGAGACACAGTTAATAGGTGCTACATCAATTGCAGGTTGATCATCAAAAGATTGGTGAGATCTGAAATTCACAAGAGAATGGTATAAAAAAATTGGATTAGTTTATCAAATACAATATTCAACCACTACATATAGAGAAAATTACCCACATAGACAGTCAACGGACCCATTTACGTTTCATAAACTAAGGCACATGGCTCAATGCTCCCGGAATATTTTATAATTGTAAGGgtgtgtttgtttacctcttaatcgAATGGTTCAGCGCTGAATGTTGAACTATTCAACATTCaacgcgtttgtttctgacctctgaatgacatataatgttgaatggttcagcattcagtgttgaaccattcaaagttgaaaaaccctcttaaccattaagcacccaATTTTTCTGTAATATCTTATTCAAATAATGTCCATAAAACTTAACAAACAAGTATATTAAATCTTTTTATTCATGTAACACGTTATAGAGATAATTTTACCCAATTCATATTgtttattcaaaatgattatcaaacagtttTTTTCATTCAGAACCAAGTTTATTCAGAGACtctgaatcattcagattatgaacattcaacgctaaatcattcagttttatcaaacccaGCCTAAGACGTCCTACAAGGTTTTATTAGGCAATTATAAGTTTCGAATCCGAATTCGGCGCGATTGATATTTATAACTTCTAAACTACCCGTTTTGACAAGATACACTACCCGCCCATTTTGCCACGTCTACTCAAAATCCTAACATTAACATCAGAGACTAGTAACTAAACGATCTCATAAAAGATTGATAGTTTAAACATGGTTTAGTAAGGACGGTACACTGGTTCattttgatacttgaaagcatCAAGTAAACTGAACTCATTACTCATGTAAAGATTCCATATTGCATGTTGCCACACAACATCtacaattaataattaaataacgcaaaacaattattaacaatatttttatcACTAAACATGTAAAGATTCAACGGCGAATAATTTTAAGCTCAGCGGAAGTGAAAGGAAAGCAACTTAATcttctatttaaaaaaaaaaaaaaaaaaaactgacagCCAGAAAAGGAACATAATATTGAAAACAATATCAAAACACTACAGAAATTAGCATCTTATTTTAAATTATAAAGCATCGTAGCAAGTAACTTTAGTCTTTttgataaaaaatttaaaaaaaaaaaacaaaataaaataaaaaaggaaAAAACTTATTTCAACAACTGTAGATACAAAACAACATTAAAAATTTTCACAATGAACAGGGTCCATGCCAAAACaataattagggttttatgatTTAAACCCATAGAAAACGGAGATTCTGAAAACATGTATGAAGCTCGTAAATAGGTTGAAGAAGAACATACCCATTGGGAGCAGCCATGAGAGACGCAATTGAAGAGTGAACGAGGGTTTTTGAGATTTTGAATTTTCTTGAACGAGGGTGGACTTTAAAGCGGAAGTAATCAGTTAGGGTGTTCCAGAGTTGTTTTTTAAACGAATGGAAAGGGTTTGGAAAGATTGAATTCAATCATTCCTCTTCATTCACCTCCCTTCCATTTCATTTCTTTCTCAACAAAATTTCTGGAACAAAGCCTTACTGTGGAAACGAACGCTCGACATTTTCATGTGATTTTTCATGGCACGTGCGACACATGTGAGGGTACAAACGTCAATTTAATTTTTCCGTTTCAAATTTTAGTTTCGCTTTTCAATTTTCATATTTACATTTCACTAATTTTACTATCGCGGTTCAGTTTTATTCTATAAACCCTTGTTCACTCAGCCACTTAATGGTGGAAACGTGAGACGGGGTCAAGACGGTCGGGTTGAAAAAAGGTCAAGACGTTCGAGACGTGATCGAGACAGGGGGTCGAGACGCACGTTGACCAAAgttgatttttaaatatataagtatatatatatgtatatatgtatacatagtTTAAAGTTAAAAACTTTAATTGACTGATTGTACCAATTATCGCTATCACCCTTAATTTAATGCAAAAAGTTTAAACTAAAATACGAAAAATATGACTAATTTTACCGACTATCTAATTTTTTCGAATTTTGAAAGACTTTAACCCGATTTTTTTCAACTTTgtcccgaattttgaccgttgactgtcatattagacggttttcttagAGACGAGACGGGGAagtcaccaaaccgtcgcaacGGCTTGAGACGGGGTCTTTTGCAACAGTGGGTGGAAATGAACGATATACATCAATGAAATAGTGGATATGCATCGAATAACTCGTAAATGGTGGATATAGACGATCTAAATGGAGAGTACTTGATATGTATGTGAATATGAATTGAAGAActaaaatttaaatatattaaatggATATGAATGTGTAAAAATTTAAATTTGTATTATGTCATTATCTTATCCATATGGACCATATCTATCTACATGTATAATATAAGGTGAAATAAATGAACGGCCTGATTTCAAGACAAAACAATTGAATTAATACATACTCACACTAAAGACGCATAACCATGCAATAGACTTACATCCATTCGAGAGACTCATACTCACACCACAGACATGTGTTGTTTACTTTGTTTTCTGAATTTGTCCTTGTTTTCATTTTTGACTATTATTCTGAATGAGTGTGTGATTTCATGTCTTCTGAAAATAGACTAATTTTTAAATTCAGTAACATTTTAAGTGACAAATAAACAACAATGTTACTTATAAACTAAGAGTTTTACAGCAACAACCCATTAAGTGGTAAGTAAGGTCCTAAGACTCAAACCCACACTATAAAGGGACAAAGTCTAGCTTCGAAAGTAAGTAGGCTAACAAACTGAGATTGGATCGAATTCTATTAATACTTATATCCTTTTAATTGAACAAAAGTTAAACTAGTATTTATGACATCATATGATCCATAATCATAAAATATTAGGTTAAAATATACAGACGACCTAATTTTGAGATAAAAAAATGAATAATACAACTGAAAGTAAAAACTCAGAATCACACAACAGACTCACACCTACACGAAAGACATGCACTCACACCACAAACTCACACTCAAACGCATACCATAAAGAGACAAATGATAACTTCGAAAGTAGGTATGTTAGGGAGATGCTCAAACCAGAGTTGGATCGAATTTCTTTAAGACTTCGACCCTTTTTAATGAACAAACTTAAAATTAATGTTATAACATCGTCTAACACATATCCATAAATAATAGGTGAATACATATGAACCATCTAATTTTGAGAAGAAAAAAAACAATTGAATTGATACATACTTACACTAAATACTCACAATCACATAATAGATTCATACCAACACGGAAGATTTACACTCACACCATATAGTTAGACTCGAACCCACACCACATACTCAAACCCACACCAGATATATCACATTAAAATTTCAAACTCACATCAATGGTTGATAATCACACAGGTCAAAATAAGTTCTTTCGATTTCTTTTTTTAATTTTCTCAACGCTACTCCAACtttcatagtttttttttttattatcagcAACCCCATTTATTTATAGTAAATTATACTCATAATTCTTATTCTTACGTTTTACATTATATTACATTAACCATCCACATCTTATAAAAATCACTCCGATATTCTCTACGATTTTCATGAAATTTTTAGAAATTGTACTTATCTATTTAATCGGTTGTTTTTGACTTACTTAAAAGTATTTGGGTGGTGTTTAAGAGTCTAATTtatctttatatttttattttatttatctataACATAAcatttataatttattatatttatttatttactttttgtTCTATCTACTTTCTTTCTTTGCAATGCCCTACGACCTGATACACCCACGAATCGGTTCCCTGATCAGCCGCAATAAAAACAGTCGACGTAATATCTTTCTTCACCGCCAGGAGGGATTGCTAGGTCACAGAATCAGCAAGCGGTATCCAACGCATACTTCATTTTCAGGTAATTATGTAATAAAccctttttttgtttttttttttttttttttaatttcaaacGAAACCTTAACATCGTATTACATTAGGCGATCGAAAAGCATTCAATACGTATTTTGAACTATACGCAGACCCAATTTCATCAGATAAGTATTAGtacttagggtgcgtttgataaaactgaatgatttagcacatggttcagaatctgaatgattcaaagcctgTTAATAAAGTTTGTTccgaatgaaaataagctgtttgataatcatttagaatgaacgatataaattgagtaaaattaccttatcaaagtgtaacatgaataaaatattcaatatattTGTTATTTAAGTATTCAGGATAAGATTTGAGAAGAAAATTACAGAAAATTTAAGCTCTTAATGGTTTAGAGAatgtttcatctctgaatggttcagcactgaattctgaaccattcagcaccatatgtcattcaaaggtcagaaacaaacgcactgaatgctgaatggttcagcattcaacactgaaccattccattaagaggcgaACAAATGCACCCTTAACTAAAATAATAACGATAAGCACTTTGCCTTTAAGTAACGGTCTTACATACAATAAGACCTTAACTAGTGTATTGATATCTGATGAAACTGGGTCTGCGTATAGTATATCCTTTAAGT
The window above is part of the Rutidosis leptorrhynchoides isolate AG116_Rl617_1_P2 chromosome 1, CSIRO_AGI_Rlap_v1, whole genome shotgun sequence genome. Proteins encoded here:
- the LOC139858549 gene encoding alpha-crystallin domain-containing protein 22.3-like — its product is MAAPNGSHQSFDDQPAIDVAPINCVSYNGPSLDCFDSDMAQQNEVNVPLKYEPAMVYLPQGATVKELDDILSVAKNGIVVSGSAAASVGPLIGSLDISESNDGYLFRVALPGVKKDETFKCDLQMDGVVTVNGVTSTGEKKILAHNMVFEMHTQNFCPPGDFSVSFKLGAHVDPSTLEHEFDNGVLEGVVKKKWLHYS